The following coding sequences lie in one Arabidopsis thaliana chromosome 3, partial sequence genomic window:
- a CDS encoding 5'-3' exonuclease family protein, with product MVNVFPPLRLNALLLHDSTFSDVMTLHLYHHSRFLWRNLCFPRSVGNLCNRNCSLISPSLARSAKYYCSSVAVSEFSNEAASGSTLTSISEDVTPQSIKYPFKSEERVASTAASSNGRVMLIDGTSIIYRAYYKLLARLNHGHLAHADGNADWVLTIFSSLSLLIDVLKFLPSHVAVVFDHDGMNFRHTLYPAYKSNRPPTPDTIVQGLQYLKASIKAMSIKVIEVPGVEADDVIGTLAMRSISAGFKVRVVSPDKDFFQILSPSLRLLRLTPRGSEMASFGMEDFAKKFGNLEPAQFVDIIALAGDKSDNIPGVDGIGNVHAVELISRFGTLENLLQSVDEIKEGKIKESLIASADQAILSKKLALLRSDLPDYIVPFDTKDLTFKKPEDNGEKLSSLLIAIADYAEGFSADPVIRRAFRLWEKLEAVP from the exons atGGTGAATGTGTTTCCTCCGCTAAGGTTAAacgctcttcttcttcatgacaGTACTTTCAGTGACGTCATGACGCTGCATCTGTATCATCACTCCCGTTTTCTATGGAGGAATCTCTGTTTTCCTCGGAGTGTTGGAAACTTGTGTAATCGGAACTGTTCTCTCATCTCTCCTTCCCTTGCACGCTCTGCGAAG TACTATTGCAGTTCCGTAGCTGTTTCTGAATTCTCAAATGAAGCAGCTAGTGGCAGCACATTGACTTCTATAAGTGAAGATGTTACGCCACAGTCGATAAAATATCCTTTCAAGTCAGAAGAAAGAGTAGCTAGTACTGCTGCTTCTTCAAATGGCAGAGTGATGCTTATTGATGGGACATCGATTATATACAGGGCTTATTATAAGCTTTTAG CAAGGTTGAATCATGGTCATCTGGCTCATGCTGATGGAAATGCGGACTGGgttttaacaatattttcatctctttctctt ctgattgatgttttgaaatttctcCCATCCCATGTGGCG GTGGTGTTCGACCATGATG GCATGAACTTCCGTCATACTCTCTACCCAGCATATAAAAGTAATCGTCCTCCCACACCTGATACCATAGTACAAGGACTTCAATATCTCAAAGCGTCCATCAAGGCAATGtctataaaagttatagag GTGCCAGGTGTAGAAGCTGATGATGTTATTGGAACACTGGCTATGCGAAGCATTAGTGCCGGTTTCAAA GTCCGAGTTGTCTCTCCAGACAAAGACTTCTTTCAGATTCTTTCTCCCTCGTTGCGTCTTCTTCGACTAACACCACGCGGATCAGA GATGGCTTCTTTTGGAATGGAAGATTTTGCTAAAAAGTTTGGAAATTTGGAACCAGCACAATTTGTTGATATCATCGCCCTTGCTGGAGACAAGTCTGATAATATTCCAG GAGTTGATGGTATTGGGAATGTGCACGCAGTGGAACTGATATCTAGATTTG GCACGTTGGAGAATCTGTTGCAGTCTGTGGATGAgatcaaagaaggaaaaataaaggaG TCTCTAATAGCTAGTGCGGATCAAGCCATTCTTAGCAAGAAATTG GCACTGTTACGGTCTGATCTCCCAGATTACATAGTACCGTTCGACACGAAAGATCTTACTTTTAAGAAACCAGAG GACAATGGTGAGAAATTGAGTAGCCTGTTAATCGCGATTGCGGATTACGCAGAAGGATTTTCAGCTGATCCAGTCATCAGAAGAGCTTTCAGGTTGTGGGAAAAACTGGAAGCAGTGCCATGA
- a CDS encoding F-box family protein with WD40/YVTN repeat doamin (F-box family protein with WD40/YVTN repeat doamin; FUNCTIONS IN: molecular_function unknown; LOCATED IN: CUL4 RING ubiquitin ligase complex; EXPRESSED IN: 23 plant structures; EXPRESSED DURING: 15 growth stages; CONTAINS InterPro DOMAIN/s: F-box domain, cyclin-like (InterPro:IPR001810), WD40 repeat (InterPro:IPR001680), WD40 repeat-like-containing domain (InterPro:IPR011046), F-box domain, Skp2-like (InterPro:IPR022364), WD40-repeat-containing domain (InterPro:IPR017986), WD40/YVTN repeat-like-containing domain (InterPro:IPR015943), WD40 repeat, subgroup (InterPro:IPR019781).) — MGRTETGDESSARKMRRKVPTSIESLDADILCIIFSFLDLFDLVHCTVVCNSWNAVIKRLKLLQASCRKMHHLGSDSPSSSTSLDRPAEIDVEDFAMKHHKMALLRGRIEIERWEAHSHRVSQCRMKKGLLLTGVGDKVMRLWSLKSYKCMEEYSLPDASSLIDFDFDESKIVGLVGTRISIWRRNGQRSIFPSRAGTFPKGLCMRYIDPEAVVGCEDGTARVFDMYSKTCSQIIRTQGGPITCLSLSDNQLFLSGSSLGRVTVSDPLMDQPVATLKSTITAGGIQTICFNQGTNLAFIGTTGGYVSCWDLRKMDRLWEKRVSPNVVYSIQQLRNDTSVMVAGGIDGVLRMIDQKSGRVLSRVIMDDKFSTTSTRNNQVVIEKRRGKRVSQDMEIDKIERKVRPQISCIAMGMKKMVTAHNGKCISVWKFNLS; from the exons atgggGAGAACAGAGACCGGCGACGAATCGTCGGCGAGAAAGATGCGACGTAAAGTACCCACGTCGATCGAATCTCTAGACGCCGATATACTGtgcatcatcttctcttttcttgatttgttcgACCTCGTTCATTGTACCGTCGTCTGCAATTCCTG GAATGCTGTTATCAAAAGGCTGAAGCTGCTACAAGCTTCTTGCCGGAAGATGCACCATCTCGGTTCCGACTCTCCCAGTAGCTCCACGTCACTTGATCGTCCAGCTGAGATAGATGTGGAGGATTTTGCGATGAAGCATCACAAGATGGCATTGTTAAGGGGTCGAATCGAAATTGAGCGATGGGAAGCTCATTCTCACCG GGTTTCTCAGTGTCGAATGAAGAAAGGTTTGCTTCTTACTGGTGTCGGTGATAAg GTTATGCGCCTCTGGTCATTAAAAAGCTACAAATGCATGGAAGAATACTCCCTTCCTGATGCTTCTTCCTTGATTGACTTCGATTTTGATGAGAGTAAG attGTTGGCTTGGTTGGTACCCGCATTAGCATATGGAGGAGAAATGGACAAAGAAGCATTTTTCCATCTCGTGCAGGCACCTTTCCTAAAGGCCTTTGTATGCG TTACATTGACCCAGAAGCTGTAGTTGGATGCGAGGATGGAACAGCTCGTGTATTTGATATGTACAGTAAGACATGTTCACAGATCATTAG GACTCAGGGTGGGCCAATAACATGCTTATCTCTAAGCGATAATCAACTATTTCTTAGTGGGTCGTCACTCGGGAGAGTAACAGTATCTGACCCTTTGATGGATCAACCAGTGGCCACTCTTAAATCCACGATAACTGCAGGAG GTATACAGACAATCTGTTTTAACCAAGGCACTAATCTCGCCTTCATTGGAACAACTGGTGGATATGTTTCATGCTGGGACCTCAG GAAAATGGATAGATTGTGGGAAAAACGAGTGAGTCCTAATGTCGTGTACTCAATACAACAGCTAAGGAATGACACATCGGTTATGGTAGCTGGTGGAATAGACGGTGTGCTGCGTATGATTGATCAGAAGAGTGGAAGGGTTTTATCTAGAGTTATAATGGACGATAAATTCTCCACAACATCAACAAGGAACAACCAAGTGGTGatagagaaaagaagaggaaaaagagtTTCTCAAGACATGGAGATTGATAAAATCGAAAGGAAAGTTCGGCCTCAAATCAGTTGCATAGCAATggggatgaagaagatggtaaCGGCTCACAATGGTAAATGCATAAGTGTATGGAAGTTCAATCTCTCGTAA
- a CDS encoding 5'-3' exonuclease family protein (5'-3' exonuclease family protein; FUNCTIONS IN: 5'-3' exonuclease activity, DNA binding, catalytic activity; LOCATED IN: mitochondrion; CONTAINS InterPro DOMAIN/s: 5'-3' exonuclease, SAM-fold domain (InterPro:IPR020047), 5'-3' exonuclease, N-terminal (InterPro:IPR002421), 5'-3' exonuclease, C-terminal subdomain (InterPro:IPR020045), 5'-3' exonuclease, N-terminal resolvase-like domain (InterPro:IPR020046), Helix-hairpin-helix motif, class 2 (InterPro:IPR008918); BEST Arabidopsis thaliana protein match is: 5'-3' exonuclease family protein (TAIR:AT1G34380.2); Has 9747 Blast hits to 9742 proteins in 2555 species: Archae - 3; Bacteria - 6179; Metazoa - 6; Fungi - 13; Plants - 105; Viruses - 31; Other Eukaryotes - 3410 (source: NCBI BLink).): MTLHLYHHSRFLWRNLCFPRSVGNLCNRNCSLISPSLARSAKYYCSSVAVSEFSNEAASGSTLTSISEDVTPQSIKYPFKSEERVASTAASSNGRVMLIDGTSIIYRAYYKLLARLNHGHLAHADGNADWVLTIFSSLSLLIDVLKFLPSHVAVVFDHDGVPYGTTSNSSTGYRSAKGMNFRHTLYPAYKSNRPPTPDTIVQGLQYLKASIKAMSIKVIEVPGVEADDVIGTLAMRSISAGFKVRVVSPDKDFFQILSPSLRLLRLTPRGSEMASFGMEDFAKKFGNLEPAQFVDIIALAGDKSDNIPGVDGIGNVHAVELISRFGTLENLLQSVDEIKEGKIKESLIASADQAILSKKLALLRSDLPDYIVPFDTKDLTFKKPEDNGEKLSSLLIAIADYAEGFSADPVIRRAFRLWEKLEAVP, from the exons ATGACGCTGCATCTGTATCATCACTCCCGTTTTCTATGGAGGAATCTCTGTTTTCCTCGGAGTGTTGGAAACTTGTGTAATCGGAACTGTTCTCTCATCTCTCCTTCCCTTGCACGCTCTGCGAAG TACTATTGCAGTTCCGTAGCTGTTTCTGAATTCTCAAATGAAGCAGCTAGTGGCAGCACATTGACTTCTATAAGTGAAGATGTTACGCCACAGTCGATAAAATATCCTTTCAAGTCAGAAGAAAGAGTAGCTAGTACTGCTGCTTCTTCAAATGGCAGAGTGATGCTTATTGATGGGACATCGATTATATACAGGGCTTATTATAAGCTTTTAG CAAGGTTGAATCATGGTCATCTGGCTCATGCTGATGGAAATGCGGACTGGgttttaacaatattttcatctctttctctt ctgattgatgttttgaaatttctcCCATCCCATGTGGCG GTGGTGTTCGACCATGATG GAGTTCCTTATGGCACTACTTCTAATTCATCTACAGGTTATCGTTCTGCAAAAG GCATGAACTTCCGTCATACTCTCTACCCAGCATATAAAAGTAATCGTCCTCCCACACCTGATACCATAGTACAAGGACTTCAATATCTCAAAGCGTCCATCAAGGCAATGtctataaaagttatagag GTGCCAGGTGTAGAAGCTGATGATGTTATTGGAACACTGGCTATGCGAAGCATTAGTGCCGGTTTCAAA GTCCGAGTTGTCTCTCCAGACAAAGACTTCTTTCAGATTCTTTCTCCCTCGTTGCGTCTTCTTCGACTAACACCACGCGGATCAGA GATGGCTTCTTTTGGAATGGAAGATTTTGCTAAAAAGTTTGGAAATTTGGAACCAGCACAATTTGTTGATATCATCGCCCTTGCTGGAGACAAGTCTGATAATATTCCAG GAGTTGATGGTATTGGGAATGTGCACGCAGTGGAACTGATATCTAGATTTG GCACGTTGGAGAATCTGTTGCAGTCTGTGGATGAgatcaaagaaggaaaaataaaggaG TCTCTAATAGCTAGTGCGGATCAAGCCATTCTTAGCAAGAAATTG GCACTGTTACGGTCTGATCTCCCAGATTACATAGTACCGTTCGACACGAAAGATCTTACTTTTAAGAAACCAGAG GACAATGGTGAGAAATTGAGTAGCCTGTTAATCGCGATTGCGGATTACGCAGAAGGATTTTCAGCTGATCCAGTCATCAGAAGAGCTTTCAGGTTGTGGGAAAAACTGGAAGCAGTGCCATGA
- a CDS encoding 5'-3' exonuclease family protein, whose protein sequence is MTLHLYHHSRFLWRNLCFPRSVGNLCNRNCSLISPSLARSAKYYCSSVAVSEFSNEAASGSTLTSISEDVTPQSIKYPFKSEERVASTAASSNGRVMLIDGTSIIYRAYYKLLARLNHGHLAHADGNADWVLTIFSSLSLLIDVLKFLPSHVAVVFDHDGMNFRHTLYPAYKSNRPPTPDTIVQGLQYLKASIKAMSIKVIEVPGVEADDVIGTLAMRSISAGFKVRVVSPDKDFFQILSPSLRLLRLTPRGSEMASFGMEDFAKKFGNLEPAQFVDIIALAGDKSDNIPGVDGIGNVHAVELISRFGTLENLLQSVDEIKEGKIKESLIASADQAILSKKLALLRSDLPDYIVPFDTKDLTFKKPEDNGEKLSSLLIAIADYAEGFSADPVIRRAFRLWEKLEAVP, encoded by the exons ATGACGCTGCATCTGTATCATCACTCCCGTTTTCTATGGAGGAATCTCTGTTTTCCTCGGAGTGTTGGAAACTTGTGTAATCGGAACTGTTCTCTCATCTCTCCTTCCCTTGCACGCTCTGCGAAG TACTATTGCAGTTCCGTAGCTGTTTCTGAATTCTCAAATGAAGCAGCTAGTGGCAGCACATTGACTTCTATAAGTGAAGATGTTACGCCACAGTCGATAAAATATCCTTTCAAGTCAGAAGAAAGAGTAGCTAGTACTGCTGCTTCTTCAAATGGCAGAGTGATGCTTATTGATGGGACATCGATTATATACAGGGCTTATTATAAGCTTTTAG CAAGGTTGAATCATGGTCATCTGGCTCATGCTGATGGAAATGCGGACTGGgttttaacaatattttcatctctttctctt ctgattgatgttttgaaatttctcCCATCCCATGTGGCG GTGGTGTTCGACCATGATG GCATGAACTTCCGTCATACTCTCTACCCAGCATATAAAAGTAATCGTCCTCCCACACCTGATACCATAGTACAAGGACTTCAATATCTCAAAGCGTCCATCAAGGCAATGtctataaaagttatagag GTGCCAGGTGTAGAAGCTGATGATGTTATTGGAACACTGGCTATGCGAAGCATTAGTGCCGGTTTCAAA GTCCGAGTTGTCTCTCCAGACAAAGACTTCTTTCAGATTCTTTCTCCCTCGTTGCGTCTTCTTCGACTAACACCACGCGGATCAGA GATGGCTTCTTTTGGAATGGAAGATTTTGCTAAAAAGTTTGGAAATTTGGAACCAGCACAATTTGTTGATATCATCGCCCTTGCTGGAGACAAGTCTGATAATATTCCAG GAGTTGATGGTATTGGGAATGTGCACGCAGTGGAACTGATATCTAGATTTG GCACGTTGGAGAATCTGTTGCAGTCTGTGGATGAgatcaaagaaggaaaaataaaggaG TCTCTAATAGCTAGTGCGGATCAAGCCATTCTTAGCAAGAAATTG GCACTGTTACGGTCTGATCTCCCAGATTACATAGTACCGTTCGACACGAAAGATCTTACTTTTAAGAAACCAGAG GACAATGGTGAGAAATTGAGTAGCCTGTTAATCGCGATTGCGGATTACGCAGAAGGATTTTCAGCTGATCCAGTCATCAGAAGAGCTTTCAGGTTGTGGGAAAAACTGGAAGCAGTGCCATGA
- a CDS encoding 5'-3' exonuclease family protein (5'-3' exonuclease family protein; FUNCTIONS IN: 5'-3' exonuclease activity, DNA binding, catalytic activity; CONTAINS InterPro DOMAIN/s: 5'-3' exonuclease, SAM-fold domain (InterPro:IPR020047), 5'-3' exonuclease, C-terminal subdomain (InterPro:IPR020045), 5'-3' exonuclease, N-terminal (InterPro:IPR002421), 5'-3' exonuclease, N-terminal resolvase-like domain (InterPro:IPR020046), Helix-hairpin-helix motif, class 2 (InterPro:IPR008918); BEST Arabidopsis thaliana protein match is: 5'-3' exonuclease family protein (TAIR:AT1G34380.2); Has 9778 Blast hits to 9773 proteins in 2548 species: Archae - 3; Bacteria - 6175; Metazoa - 3; Fungi - 2; Plants - 105; Viruses - 32; Other Eukaryotes - 3458 (source: NCBI BLink).): protein MVNVFPPLRLNALLLHDSTFSDVMTLHLYHHSRFLWRNLCFPRSVGNLCNRNCSLISPSLARSAKYYCSSVAVSEFSNEAASGSTLTSISEDVTPQSIKYPFKSEERVASTAASSNGRVMLIDGTSIIYRAYYKLLARLNHGHLAHADGNADWVLTIFSSLSLLIDVLKFLPSHVAVVFDHDGMNFRHTLYPAYKSNRPPTPDTIVQGLQYLKASIKAMSIKVIEVPGVEADDVIGTLAMRSISAGFKVRVVSPDKDFFQILSPSLRLLRLTPRGSEMASFGMEDFAKKFGNLEPAQFVDIIALAGDKSDNIPGVDGIGNVHAVELISRFGTLENLLQSVDEIKEGKIKEVSEQVLQRLGKLVLL, encoded by the exons atGGTGAATGTGTTTCCTCCGCTAAGGTTAAacgctcttcttcttcatgacaGTACTTTCAGTGACGTCATGACGCTGCATCTGTATCATCACTCCCGTTTTCTATGGAGGAATCTCTGTTTTCCTCGGAGTGTTGGAAACTTGTGTAATCGGAACTGTTCTCTCATCTCTCCTTCCCTTGCACGCTCTGCGAAG TACTATTGCAGTTCCGTAGCTGTTTCTGAATTCTCAAATGAAGCAGCTAGTGGCAGCACATTGACTTCTATAAGTGAAGATGTTACGCCACAGTCGATAAAATATCCTTTCAAGTCAGAAGAAAGAGTAGCTAGTACTGCTGCTTCTTCAAATGGCAGAGTGATGCTTATTGATGGGACATCGATTATATACAGGGCTTATTATAAGCTTTTAG CAAGGTTGAATCATGGTCATCTGGCTCATGCTGATGGAAATGCGGACTGGgttttaacaatattttcatctctttctctt ctgattgatgttttgaaatttctcCCATCCCATGTGGCG GTGGTGTTCGACCATGATG GCATGAACTTCCGTCATACTCTCTACCCAGCATATAAAAGTAATCGTCCTCCCACACCTGATACCATAGTACAAGGACTTCAATATCTCAAAGCGTCCATCAAGGCAATGtctataaaagttatagag GTGCCAGGTGTAGAAGCTGATGATGTTATTGGAACACTGGCTATGCGAAGCATTAGTGCCGGTTTCAAA GTCCGAGTTGTCTCTCCAGACAAAGACTTCTTTCAGATTCTTTCTCCCTCGTTGCGTCTTCTTCGACTAACACCACGCGGATCAGA GATGGCTTCTTTTGGAATGGAAGATTTTGCTAAAAAGTTTGGAAATTTGGAACCAGCACAATTTGTTGATATCATCGCCCTTGCTGGAGACAAGTCTGATAATATTCCAG GAGTTGATGGTATTGGGAATGTGCACGCAGTGGAACTGATATCTAGATTTG GCACGTTGGAGAATCTGTTGCAGTCTGTGGATGAgatcaaagaaggaaaaataaaggaGGTGAGTGAACAAGTGTTGCAGAGGTTAGGCAAGCTAGTGCTTCTGTGA
- a CDS encoding 2,3-bisphosphoglycerate-dependent phosphoglycerate mutase (unknown protein; Has 37 Blast hits to 37 proteins in 15 species: Archae - 0; Bacteria - 0; Metazoa - 0; Fungi - 0; Plants - 37; Viruses - 0; Other Eukaryotes - 0 (source: NCBI BLink).), translating into MTQKSNQFKGQQKRKTIAPNRHGKSIQTRKGKRNVKPTKMTKEMDTDRELTKFINHCNEVKATNAACKEGGQLNIIKAESQPEPSKKSAK; encoded by the exons ATGACGCAGAAGAGCAATCAGTTCAAGGGCCAACAGAAGAGGAAGACTATTGCTCCTAATCGCCATGGCAAATCCATTCAAACTCGCAAAG GGAAGAGAAATGTGAAACCAACAAAGATGACGAAAGAGATGGACACTGATCGG GAGCTTACGAAATTCATAAACCATTGCAATGAAGTGAAAGCAACTAATGCAGCTTGTAAAGAAGGTGGTCAACTCAATATCATCAAAGCTGAATCTCAACCTGAGCCATCCAAGAAATCCGCCAAATAG
- a CDS encoding 5'-3' exonuclease family protein (5'-3' exonuclease family protein; FUNCTIONS IN: 5'-3' exonuclease activity, DNA binding, catalytic activity; CONTAINS InterPro DOMAIN/s: 5'-3' exonuclease, SAM-fold domain (InterPro:IPR020047), 5'-3' exonuclease, N-terminal (InterPro:IPR002421), 5'-3' exonuclease, C-terminal subdomain (InterPro:IPR020045), 5'-3' exonuclease, N-terminal resolvase-like domain (InterPro:IPR020046), Helix-hairpin-helix motif, class 2 (InterPro:IPR008918); BEST Arabidopsis thaliana protein match is: 5'-3' exonuclease family protein (TAIR:AT1G34380.2); Has 9816 Blast hits to 9811 proteins in 2579 species: Archae - 3; Bacteria - 6248; Metazoa - 6; Fungi - 13; Plants - 105; Viruses - 31; Other Eukaryotes - 3410 (source: NCBI BLink).) yields MVNVFPPLRLNALLLHDSTFSDVMTLHLYHHSRFLWRNLCFPRSVGNLCNRNCSLISPSLARSAKYYCSSVAVSEFSNEAASGSTLTSISEDVTPQSIKYPFKSEERVASTAASSNGRVMLIDGTSIIYRAYYKLLARLNHGHLAHADGNADWVLTIFSSLSLLIDVLKFLPSHVAVVFDHDGVPYGTTSNSSTGYRSAKGMNFRHTLYPAYKSNRPPTPDTIVQGLQYLKASIKAMSIKVIEVPGVEADDVIGTLAMRSISAGFKVRVVSPDKDFFQILSPSLRLLRLTPRGSEMASFGMEDFAKKFGNLEPAQFVDIIALAGDKSDNIPGVDGIGNVHAVELISRFGTLENLLQSVDEIKEGKIKESLIASADQAILSKKLALLRSDLPDYIVPFDTKDLTFKKPEDNGEKLSSLLIAIADYAEGFSADPVIRRAFRLWEKLEAVP; encoded by the exons atGGTGAATGTGTTTCCTCCGCTAAGGTTAAacgctcttcttcttcatgacaGTACTTTCAGTGACGTCATGACGCTGCATCTGTATCATCACTCCCGTTTTCTATGGAGGAATCTCTGTTTTCCTCGGAGTGTTGGAAACTTGTGTAATCGGAACTGTTCTCTCATCTCTCCTTCCCTTGCACGCTCTGCGAAG TACTATTGCAGTTCCGTAGCTGTTTCTGAATTCTCAAATGAAGCAGCTAGTGGCAGCACATTGACTTCTATAAGTGAAGATGTTACGCCACAGTCGATAAAATATCCTTTCAAGTCAGAAGAAAGAGTAGCTAGTACTGCTGCTTCTTCAAATGGCAGAGTGATGCTTATTGATGGGACATCGATTATATACAGGGCTTATTATAAGCTTTTAG CAAGGTTGAATCATGGTCATCTGGCTCATGCTGATGGAAATGCGGACTGGgttttaacaatattttcatctctttctctt ctgattgatgttttgaaatttctcCCATCCCATGTGGCG GTGGTGTTCGACCATGATG GAGTTCCTTATGGCACTACTTCTAATTCATCTACAGGTTATCGTTCTGCAAAAG GCATGAACTTCCGTCATACTCTCTACCCAGCATATAAAAGTAATCGTCCTCCCACACCTGATACCATAGTACAAGGACTTCAATATCTCAAAGCGTCCATCAAGGCAATGtctataaaagttatagag GTGCCAGGTGTAGAAGCTGATGATGTTATTGGAACACTGGCTATGCGAAGCATTAGTGCCGGTTTCAAA GTCCGAGTTGTCTCTCCAGACAAAGACTTCTTTCAGATTCTTTCTCCCTCGTTGCGTCTTCTTCGACTAACACCACGCGGATCAGA GATGGCTTCTTTTGGAATGGAAGATTTTGCTAAAAAGTTTGGAAATTTGGAACCAGCACAATTTGTTGATATCATCGCCCTTGCTGGAGACAAGTCTGATAATATTCCAG GAGTTGATGGTATTGGGAATGTGCACGCAGTGGAACTGATATCTAGATTTG GCACGTTGGAGAATCTGTTGCAGTCTGTGGATGAgatcaaagaaggaaaaataaaggaG TCTCTAATAGCTAGTGCGGATCAAGCCATTCTTAGCAAGAAATTG GCACTGTTACGGTCTGATCTCCCAGATTACATAGTACCGTTCGACACGAAAGATCTTACTTTTAAGAAACCAGAG GACAATGGTGAGAAATTGAGTAGCCTGTTAATCGCGATTGCGGATTACGCAGAAGGATTTTCAGCTGATCCAGTCATCAGAAGAGCTTTCAGGTTGTGGGAAAAACTGGAAGCAGTGCCATGA